Proteins encoded in a region of the Shewanella polaris genome:
- the ygfZ gene encoding tRNA-modifying protein YgfZ, producing MTISVNQPDWDFIATSPALVLSSLTHMGLIEITGEQGRSFIHGQVTTDISSLTADQWKWGAHCDPKGKMLASFRTFAIGDSLFMLLPKSTLSLDLPQLQKYAVFSKAELADVSNDYQIIGIAGTAAQAFVTEHFGDVSQALNLVDQGVIIRDDERFIAIIHNAAAETIISQSEQTLFDASTWQALEIKAGYPNIDAAHSGQYVPQMCNLQAINGISFTKGCYMGQETIARMKYRGGNKRALYILSGTTSKTISTDTQLEIALEDGFRRGGNIIECVQYGDKVLLTAVLPNDTENGAQLRVAEDESSQLSIIELPYSLIDE from the coding sequence ATGACCATTTCAGTAAACCAACCAGATTGGGATTTCATCGCCACGTCTCCTGCATTAGTGCTATCTAGTTTGACTCATATGGGATTAATTGAAATCACCGGCGAGCAAGGCCGCAGCTTTATTCATGGCCAAGTCACCACAGACATCAGTTCATTAACTGCTGACCAATGGAAATGGGGCGCACATTGTGATCCTAAAGGTAAAATGCTTGCCAGTTTCCGTACATTTGCAATAGGCGATAGCCTATTTATGTTATTGCCAAAAAGTACCTTAAGCCTAGATTTACCTCAGTTACAAAAATACGCTGTATTTAGTAAAGCTGAGCTAGCGGATGTCAGCAATGATTATCAAATCATCGGCATTGCAGGAACAGCAGCCCAAGCCTTTGTTACCGAACATTTTGGTGATGTATCACAAGCGCTCAATCTTGTAGATCAAGGTGTGATTATTCGTGATGATGAGCGTTTTATTGCCATTATTCACAATGCGGCAGCAGAAACCATTATCAGCCAGTCTGAACAAACGTTGTTTGATGCCAGCACATGGCAAGCATTAGAAATTAAAGCCGGCTATCCAAACATCGATGCGGCTCATTCTGGTCAGTACGTGCCACAAATGTGTAATCTGCAAGCTATTAATGGCATTAGCTTTACCAAAGGCTGTTACATGGGCCAAGAAACAATTGCTCGAATGAAATATCGCGGTGGCAATAAACGTGCACTGTATATTTTGTCTGGCACCACCAGCAAAACTATCAGCACTGATACCCAATTAGAAATTGCCCTTGAAGACGGTTTCCGCCGTGGTGGTAATATTATTGAGTGCGTCCAATATGGCGATAAAGTACTCCTTACAGCTGTACTGCCTAATGATACTGAAAATGGCGCTCAACTACGTGTTGCCGAAGATGAAAGTTCACAGTTATCAATTATTGAATTACCTTATTCACTCATTGATGAGTAA
- the serA gene encoding phosphoglycerate dehydrogenase, producing the protein MAKHSLDKDKIKILLLEGVHQTAVDVLERAGYTNIEYHKASLGEDALLASIKDAHFVGLRSRSQITAEVLHHAEKLVAIGCFCIGTNQVDLATAEKLGIPVFNAPFSNTRSVAELVIGEIIMLMRGIPQRNAISHRGGWLKSANGSVEVRGKTLGVIGYGHIGTQLGILAETLGMRVIFFDIEDKLPLGNASQIHSMDELLSQADVVSLHVPETPQTKDMFAKAQFAQMRQGSFFINASRGTVVDIEDLAQALKSEHLAGAAIDVFPVEPKSNDDEFITPLRGLDNVLLTPHIGGSTAEAQQNIGIEVAGKLVKYSDNGSTLSAVNFPEVSLAQHSGTSRLLHIHQNRPGVLIKINQAFSEKHINIAAQYLQTTAEIGYVVMEVDSDQAEEALVELKSIEGTIRARVLF; encoded by the coding sequence ATGGCGAAACACTCGCTTGACAAGGATAAGATCAAAATCCTGCTGTTGGAAGGCGTCCACCAAACTGCGGTTGATGTACTAGAACGAGCAGGTTATACCAACATTGAATATCATAAAGCCTCTTTAGGTGAAGATGCTTTACTTGCATCAATTAAAGATGCTCACTTTGTTGGATTACGTTCCCGTTCTCAAATTACTGCAGAAGTACTACATCATGCAGAAAAGCTGGTTGCCATCGGCTGTTTTTGTATCGGTACCAACCAAGTCGATTTAGCTACTGCTGAAAAATTGGGTATTCCGGTATTCAACGCGCCCTTCTCTAATACTCGAAGTGTTGCTGAATTGGTTATTGGTGAAATCATTATGCTAATGCGTGGCATTCCACAGCGTAATGCTATCTCGCATCGTGGCGGTTGGTTAAAAAGCGCAAATGGCAGTGTTGAAGTGCGTGGTAAAACATTAGGTGTGATCGGTTATGGTCATATTGGCACTCAGCTGGGTATTTTGGCTGAAACCTTAGGCATGAGAGTGATTTTCTTTGATATTGAAGACAAATTACCGTTAGGTAATGCTTCTCAAATTCATTCTATGGACGAGTTATTGTCTCAAGCAGATGTCGTCAGTCTGCATGTGCCGGAAACGCCGCAAACTAAAGATATGTTTGCTAAGGCTCAATTTGCTCAGATGCGTCAAGGCAGTTTTTTTATCAATGCCTCTCGCGGTACCGTAGTCGATATTGAAGACTTAGCTCAAGCGCTAAAATCTGAACATCTTGCAGGTGCAGCGATTGATGTGTTCCCCGTTGAACCTAAATCGAATGATGATGAATTTATTACACCATTACGTGGTTTAGACAATGTGTTGCTCACACCACATATTGGTGGCAGTACAGCTGAAGCCCAACAAAATATCGGGATTGAAGTTGCAGGCAAGCTGGTAAAATACTCTGACAATGGTTCTACTTTGTCAGCCGTTAATTTCCCAGAAGTGTCTTTAGCACAACATAGCGGTACCTCACGCTTATTGCACATTCACCAAAACCGTCCTGGTGTGTTGATCAAAATCAACCAAGCATTTTCAGAGAAACACATTAACATTGCCGCTCAATATCTACAGACCACTGCAGAGATTGGTTATGTGGTAATGGAAGTCGATTCTGATCAAGCTGAAGAAGCATTAGTTGAATTAAAATCCATTGAAGGCACCATCCGTGCGCGGGTATTGTTTTAA
- a CDS encoding DUF2238 domain-containing protein — MNNKMLWCVVYLFVLIWSVSNPKDMFTWWLEAIPALIALPILFFSRKSFPLTTLAYVLILVHCCVLFVGARYTYAEVPLFDWLAQVMGSDRNNYDKLGHFAQGFVPVILAREIFIRKQVIQIGAWCQFLSVCFVLAFSAFYELVEWWVAIATGENAEAFLGTQGYVWDTQSDMFLALIGGICGVLLLSSLHNKQIAAKMLIKQSSV; from the coding sequence TTGAATAACAAGATGTTATGGTGCGTGGTTTATCTATTTGTGTTGATATGGTCGGTCAGTAATCCAAAGGATATGTTTACTTGGTGGTTGGAAGCTATTCCCGCATTAATCGCCTTACCAATATTGTTTTTTAGTCGTAAAAGCTTTCCTCTGACCACCTTAGCCTATGTACTTATTTTAGTGCATTGCTGTGTGCTATTTGTGGGCGCTCGGTACACCTATGCGGAAGTGCCATTGTTTGATTGGCTGGCACAAGTGATGGGCAGTGATAGAAATAATTACGATAAATTAGGGCATTTTGCCCAAGGTTTTGTACCTGTTATATTGGCTCGAGAAATTTTTATCCGTAAGCAAGTAATACAAATCGGTGCTTGGTGTCAGTTTTTATCGGTATGTTTTGTGTTGGCATTCTCTGCTTTTTATGAATTAGTTGAATGGTGGGTAGCCATTGCTACTGGCGAAAATGCTGAGGCGTTTTTGGGCACACAAGGGTATGTTTGGGATACTCAATCTGATATGTTTTTAGCATTGATTGGTGGGATTTGCGGGGTTTTATTGCTCTCATCATTACATAATAAGCAAATAGCGGCCAAAATGCTGATTAAACAAAGTTCCGTTTAA
- a CDS encoding helix-turn-helix transcriptional regulator has translation MSSNIDELVFVHQIAAPCHLAILAESIGLKTRIVKHAADLELDKKSNNFYFVSQKGAALDNKGIPLLVSRLVVHVPVALYQVERGSLDQESALLLGVRGLLYSDQRMDLMLTGLRKMVSDELWYDRPLISKIFRRLIQQLDTNIDISTDTVAILQKLTTRERTIIQLVSSGARNKEIAQRLCISEHTVKAHISSIFRKTESRNRVELLRWAQTYQTHCELVN, from the coding sequence ATGAGTTCAAATATTGATGAATTGGTGTTCGTACACCAAATCGCTGCACCTTGCCATTTAGCTATTTTGGCTGAATCTATCGGATTAAAAACCCGAATCGTTAAACATGCCGCAGATCTTGAACTAGACAAAAAATCCAATAATTTTTATTTTGTCTCACAAAAAGGTGCAGCCCTAGATAATAAGGGTATTCCATTATTGGTATCGCGTTTAGTGGTACATGTCCCAGTTGCCTTATACCAAGTTGAACGTGGGTCACTTGACCAAGAATCAGCGCTGCTTTTAGGCGTGCGTGGTTTATTGTACAGTGATCAACGCATGGACTTAATGCTGACGGGTTTACGTAAAATGGTTTCCGACGAATTGTGGTATGACCGTCCTTTAATCAGTAAAATTTTTAGACGTTTGATTCAACAATTAGACACTAATATTGACATTTCCACCGATACCGTCGCTATTCTCCAAAAACTCACCACCAGAGAGCGTACTATTATTCAACTTGTTTCCAGTGGCGCACGCAATAAAGAAATTGCTCAACGTTTGTGTATTAGTGAACATACTGTGAAAGCCCATATTTCCTCTATTTTCCGTAAAACAGAGTCTCGTAATCGCGTAGAATTATTGCGATGGGCACAAACTTATCAAACTCATTGTGAATTAGTGAATTAG
- a CDS encoding PaaI family thioesterase produces MSIWFNTVTLEDCARLDAGMHGKGTLMQTLGIKITEIGDDYMVATMPANPAVHNPLGIVHGGANVALAETVASYAANFVVDFNRYYCVGQEINANHLKASRNGELTATAKPVHLGKRSSVWEILIRNSAGELCCISRMTAAVIER; encoded by the coding sequence ATGAGTATTTGGTTTAACACTGTCACTTTAGAAGATTGTGCTCGCTTAGATGCTGGGATGCACGGAAAGGGCACCTTAATGCAAACATTAGGGATTAAGATTACCGAAATTGGTGATGATTATATGGTTGCTACCATGCCTGCTAACCCAGCTGTACATAATCCACTAGGGATAGTTCACGGCGGTGCAAACGTCGCTTTAGCGGAAACCGTAGCCAGTTATGCCGCTAACTTTGTGGTCGACTTTAACCGTTACTATTGTGTAGGCCAAGAAATCAACGCCAATCATTTAAAAGCATCCCGAAATGGTGAGTTAACGGCAACGGCTAAACCCGTGCACTTAGGAAAACGCAGTTCGGTTTGGGAAATTTTGATCCGTAATAGTGCTGGTGAGTTATGTTGTATTTCACGTATGACTGCAGCAGTGATTGAGCGATAA
- a CDS encoding YgjV family protein, giving the protein MDSINIWEWVGYLASVVVAISLMMSNIKKLRWWNLLGAGLFVAYGLAIDAIPVALVNFFIVLIDAYYLVKLYRDPPSPPE; this is encoded by the coding sequence ATGGATAGTATCAACATCTGGGAATGGGTAGGGTATTTAGCCTCTGTGGTTGTAGCAATTTCGCTGATGATGTCCAACATAAAGAAACTACGCTGGTGGAACTTACTTGGTGCTGGGTTGTTTGTGGCTTATGGTTTGGCTATTGATGCTATTCCAGTGGCACTGGTTAACTTTTTTATTGTGTTAATTGATGCTTATTATTTGGTTAAGTTGTATCGCGATCCGCCCTCACCACCAGAGTAA
- the katB gene encoding catalase KatB: MNQGNYLTSQNGAPVADDQNSISAGERGPLLLQDWHLIEKLAHFNRERIPERVVHAKGTGVYGTFTLTKDLSEFTIADHFNGVGKQTETFIRFSTVGGEMGSADAERDPRGFGLRFYTARGNHDIVGNNTPTFFIRDGIKFPDFIHTQKRHPQTNVKDPQAMWDFWSLNPESMHQVTILMSDRGIPANYRQMHGYGSHTFSFWNAKGERFWVKFHFKSQQGVVNLTGEQADILKGIDPDSSQRDMVAAITDANFPRWTVNVQIMPEADANTYAINPFDLTKVWPHSDYPLIEVGVLELNRLPQNYFAEVEQVALAPSNLVPGVGASPDKMLQARLFSYADAQRYRIGTNYNQLPVNCPHAAKANHHQRAGAMAGTQCPYQGSQTGGDASVNYGPNTQAPLTEVGDFAEPPLRLEGEAARYSRYNQDDYTQAGNLYRIFSDDEKNRLVETIVGSLSQTTLDVQQKMVDHFTKADVDYGRRVKQALAK, translated from the coding sequence ATGAATCAAGGTAATTATTTAACCAGCCAAAATGGCGCCCCAGTAGCAGATGATCAAAATTCAATCTCGGCTGGTGAACGTGGTCCTCTGCTTTTACAAGATTGGCATTTAATTGAAAAGCTGGCTCACTTTAATCGTGAACGCATTCCTGAACGCGTGGTTCATGCTAAAGGAACTGGCGTATACGGTACATTTACACTAACTAAAGATTTAAGTGAATTTACCATAGCAGATCATTTTAATGGCGTAGGCAAACAAACAGAAACGTTTATACGCTTCTCTACGGTAGGGGGCGAAATGGGCTCCGCTGATGCAGAGCGTGACCCACGTGGTTTTGGATTACGTTTTTATACTGCTCGTGGTAACCATGATATTGTCGGTAATAACACGCCAACATTCTTTATCCGTGATGGTATTAAGTTTCCTGATTTTATTCATACTCAAAAACGTCACCCACAAACCAATGTGAAAGATCCGCAAGCGATGTGGGACTTTTGGTCGCTAAATCCTGAGTCGATGCATCAGGTGACTATTTTGATGTCTGACCGTGGTATACCGGCTAACTATAGACAAATGCACGGTTATGGTTCGCATACGTTCTCGTTCTGGAATGCCAAAGGCGAACGTTTTTGGGTTAAGTTCCACTTTAAGTCACAGCAAGGCGTAGTGAATTTAACTGGCGAACAAGCGGATATACTTAAAGGGATCGATCCTGACTCATCACAACGTGACATGGTAGCCGCTATTACTGATGCTAATTTCCCACGTTGGACTGTGAATGTACAAATTATGCCAGAAGCAGATGCCAATACTTACGCCATTAATCCGTTTGATTTGACCAAAGTATGGCCGCACAGTGATTATCCGTTGATTGAAGTGGGTGTACTTGAGTTAAATCGATTACCACAAAATTACTTTGCTGAAGTGGAGCAAGTCGCATTAGCCCCGAGTAACTTAGTGCCAGGAGTAGGGGCATCGCCAGACAAAATGTTGCAAGCTCGCTTGTTTTCTTATGCTGATGCGCAGCGTTATCGTATTGGAACTAATTATAATCAGTTACCAGTAAACTGCCCACATGCCGCGAAAGCTAATCATCATCAACGTGCGGGGGCAATGGCAGGAACACAGTGTCCTTACCAAGGTAGCCAAACTGGTGGTGATGCGAGTGTGAATTATGGTCCAAATACTCAGGCACCATTAACCGAAGTCGGTGATTTCGCCGAGCCGCCATTACGTTTAGAAGGTGAAGCTGCACGGTATAGTCGCTATAACCAAGATGATTATACTCAAGCGGGTAATCTTTATCGTATTTTTAGTGACGATGAGAAAAATCGTTTAGTAGAAACAATTGTGGGTTCGCTAAGTCAGACGACCCTAGATGTTCAACAAAAAATGGTTGATCACTTCACTAAAGCGGATGTTGATTACGGTCGACGTGTGAAGCAGGCGTTAGCCAAATAA
- a CDS encoding inorganic triphosphatase, translated as MDAEIELKLFIQSQHHDLLKKVLNNYPNSTPQGQKKLTNGYFDTDDLQLRRWDMGLRVRGFDNQLEQTIKTAGRVVGGIHSRPEYNVSIDHKTPNLSLFPKEIWPIGNDLESVSTSLACIFETNFQRQTWHIFINDSLIEVALDVGEIIAQDRVDPICELEFELLAGDTSALLILATEVAKSVPLRLGKASKAQRGYQLAGKSQPVRIENIDYIALSKDNNLAQTFSTILETALERWQLIENNLTTATDLQQQSMLWGKLRRCVRLLRLTLDQFGLLNQHISPLFDKLEHALQFVGPLQSCSLLLRDDGNQLGNINNKTLVCQQLQNHINSMSISTQLGDIWQQPEYGQLQLALVDLLLRTENGQLQWHDYPELSLFANQLQQASWKRIGKSMPITSEMNSVDYQYVAEALDESILVGFAYGEMYQAKKRETFRAPWQDLALGISTLSAYKILKTLDEQHQLNIEAWLDNKETSLLFAMEHSRKSALKAPIYW; from the coding sequence ATGGACGCAGAAATAGAGTTAAAACTATTCATTCAATCACAACATCATGATTTATTGAAAAAAGTATTGAATAACTACCCTAATTCGACCCCGCAAGGTCAGAAGAAACTCACCAATGGATATTTCGATACCGATGATTTACAACTGCGCCGTTGGGATATGGGATTAAGAGTAAGAGGATTCGATAATCAGCTCGAACAGACTATAAAAACAGCAGGTAGGGTTGTTGGCGGGATCCATTCACGCCCAGAATATAATGTCAGTATTGATCATAAAACACCGAACTTGTCACTTTTCCCTAAAGAAATTTGGCCAATAGGCAATGATCTGGAAAGTGTATCGACATCGTTAGCGTGTATTTTTGAAACTAATTTTCAGCGTCAAACTTGGCATATTTTTATCAACGATAGTCTTATTGAAGTTGCATTAGATGTTGGTGAAATCATTGCTCAGGATAGAGTTGATCCTATATGCGAACTCGAATTTGAACTACTTGCTGGTGATACTTCTGCGTTGTTAATACTTGCTACAGAAGTGGCTAAGTCTGTACCGTTGCGCCTAGGTAAAGCCAGTAAAGCACAGCGTGGGTATCAACTGGCAGGTAAGTCACAGCCCGTCCGCATCGAAAATATTGATTATATCGCACTGTCTAAAGATAATAATTTAGCGCAAACATTTAGCACGATATTAGAAACTGCTCTTGAGCGTTGGCAATTAATAGAAAATAACTTAACAACGGCAACGGATTTACAACAACAATCAATGCTATGGGGAAAATTACGTCGTTGCGTGCGCTTACTTAGGCTGACGCTAGATCAATTTGGATTACTCAATCAACACATTAGCCCATTATTTGATAAACTTGAGCACGCACTACAATTCGTTGGCCCACTGCAAAGTTGTAGTTTATTGTTACGAGACGACGGCAATCAGCTTGGCAACATCAATAATAAGACTCTCGTTTGCCAACAACTACAAAACCACATCAACTCAATGTCTATATCAACTCAACTAGGCGACATATGGCAACAACCTGAGTATGGCCAATTACAATTAGCCTTAGTAGACTTACTATTACGCACAGAAAATGGCCAACTTCAATGGCATGATTATCCTGAATTGAGCCTATTTGCCAACCAGTTGCAACAAGCCTCTTGGAAACGTATTGGTAAGTCAATGCCCATAACATCTGAAATGAACAGCGTAGATTACCAATATGTGGCAGAAGCTCTGGATGAAAGTATTTTAGTGGGGTTTGCTTATGGAGAAATGTATCAAGCTAAAAAGCGTGAGACTTTTCGGGCTCCTTGGCAAGATTTAGCATTAGGGATTAGCACACTGTCTGCGTATAAAATATTAAAGACTCTTGATGAGCAGCATCAACTTAATATTGAGGCTTGGTTAGACAACAAAGAAACCAGTCTATTATTTGCCATGGAACACTCACGTAAAAGTGCCTTAAAAGCCCCGATTTATTGGTAA